The Lactuca sativa cultivar Salinas chromosome 2, Lsat_Salinas_v11, whole genome shotgun sequence genome includes a window with the following:
- the LOC111902749 gene encoding protein NONRESPONDING TO OXYLIPINS 2, mitochondrial: protein MAWRCGSLSRSLISTARSSTIRRSTTTPLPRLRPPPQPSPHTHSNRLRPGPTSSIPGFGTIGGVIGCTQSLLPLHSVVAAARLTSHVAVEARACCELSQGT from the exons ATGGCTTGGCGCTGCGGATCCCTCTCGAGGTCGCTGATCTCCACCGCAAGATCTTCAACAATCCGTCGTTCCACCACCACTCCTCTCCCTCGTCTCCGTCCTCCTCCGCAACCAAGCCCTCACACTCACAGCAACCGCCTCCGTCCCGGCCCCACATCTTCCATCCCTGGTTTCGG GACCATTGGAGGAGTAATTGGCTGCACTCAATCGCTGCTGCCGTTGCACAGTGTGGTTGCTGCTGCTCGCTTAACATCTCACGTCGCCGTAGAGGCGCGCGCTTGTTGCGAGCTTTCTCAGG GTACTTAA